A single region of the Pseudomonadota bacterium genome encodes:
- a CDS encoding HNH endonuclease: MHKKQTVRSVFRKAVFKRDRYACRVCGQPGKCSQTGEFEGLDIPRAKLDAHHITDRDAMPNGGYVAENGISLCEGCHNKAESGDPLPDQLYELIGSSRELAIEKSMKLI, translated from the coding sequence ATGCATAAAAAACAAACGGTAAGATCAGTTTTTCGTAAAGCTGTGTTCAAAAGAGATCGATATGCATGTAGGGTCTGTGGCCAACCTGGGAAATGTAGTCAAACTGGCGAATTTGAAGGTTTAGACATTCCAAGAGCCAAGTTGGATGCACATCACATCACTGACAGGGATGCGATGCCGAATGGTGGCTATGTGGCGGAAAATGGCATTAGTCTTTGTGAGGGTTGCCATAATAAAGCCGAATCGGGCGACCCCTTGCCAGATCAGCTTTACGAATTAATTGGATCATCACGAGAACTTGCTATTGAAAAAAGCATGAAGTTGATTTAG
- a CDS encoding class II aldolase/adducin family protein, protein MKTLFVVGTYDDSGGRPSSYGRKFVDECLRQGSVLEYQFYNGGKFEDLERIVFRDFDTIFWLADVPNDKPKLVREIKKNHPTCMLVTSKRNDASKYGPLHLVSRALQTKSNLLIELQKNNGFVSAAVLDPLGNCFLKQTPSIAVLASALFKRLSVLRGFTRQPSMRIGEAIPFPETEWQTEFFDMVRRHAQRFHELVAAETERFLGNVSFRCLNGFPSFRHKQIIFVSKRNIDKRGIDRDGFVAVEKAEGYVAYYGTDKPSVDTPIQLALYKLFPRINFMLHGHTYVKGAPTTTQIVPCGALQEVNEIQAIVPSDCSSFCVNLLGHGSLYGAASLQMLYDIPYVARPLPEYQE, encoded by the coding sequence ATGAAAACACTTTTTGTTGTAGGCACCTATGACGATTCGGGTGGACGGCCATCTTCCTATGGCAGGAAGTTTGTCGATGAGTGTTTGCGACAAGGGAGTGTTTTAGAGTATCAATTCTACAATGGTGGCAAGTTCGAAGATTTGGAAAGAATTGTATTCAGGGATTTTGATACCATTTTTTGGCTTGCCGATGTTCCTAATGACAAACCCAAATTGGTTAGGGAAATCAAAAAGAATCATCCAACTTGCATGTTGGTGACATCCAAGCGAAACGATGCCAGTAAGTATGGCCCTTTGCATCTGGTTTCTAGAGCCCTGCAAACAAAAAGTAATTTGTTGATAGAGCTTCAAAAGAACAATGGTTTTGTTTCTGCCGCTGTTTTAGACCCTCTCGGCAATTGCTTTCTTAAACAAACTCCCTCCATTGCTGTGTTGGCATCGGCATTGTTCAAACGTCTTAGTGTGCTACGAGGCTTTACAAGACAGCCCAGTATGCGGATTGGCGAAGCCATCCCGTTCCCAGAAACAGAGTGGCAAACAGAATTTTTTGATATGGTGCGTAGACACGCTCAGAGATTTCATGAGCTTGTTGCCGCCGAAACGGAAAGATTTTTGGGCAATGTATCATTTCGTTGCTTGAATGGATTTCCATCTTTTCGACACAAGCAAATAATTTTTGTATCTAAAAGAAATATTGATAAGCGAGGGATTGATAGAGACGGATTTGTTGCCGTTGAGAAAGCAGAGGGATATGTCGCTTATTACGGCACAGATAAGCCCTCTGTGGACACGCCAATTCAACTGGCTCTTTACAAATTGTTTCCCCGCATCAACTTCATGCTTCATGGCCACACTTATGTGAAAGGTGCTCCTACAACAACACAAATTGTTCCTTGTGGAGCTTTGCAAGAAGTGAATGAAATTCAGGCTATTGTTCCGTCAGACTGTAGCTCCTTCTGTGTCAATCTTTTGGGACACGGTAGCTTGTACGGAGCAGCGAGTTTGCAGATGCTTTATGACATTCCTTATGTTGCTCGCCCGCTGCCGGAATATCAAGAGTAG
- a CDS encoding NUDIX domain-containing protein gives MQVIYAGEAAPESFSKSIFLAGPTPRQSPALAIESWRPKMLEALEKAGYDGVVFVPESRDGVWLTDYMGQIEWEQSSMNMSDIVLMWVPREMHNMPALTTNIEFGMLVNSGKLFYGRPDGSPHTAYLDYMYHKITHSYPHKNIDELAQEVSDILKEGISRTGGERCIPRHIWTTKHFQDWLKQLKAVGNRLDDAKVLWNFLLKNNFPFCFSIWVNVWVEAEQRHKENEIIVSRTDISSICAYYKGEGRVGEAEDWLDTEILLVREFRSPNRTIDGFVHELPSGSSFGNDNPREVAAQELEEETGISISPNRFVEAKSRQLAGTFSTHKATLFTVELTKMEITAAKMNAGLGEVHGNNVTDSEQTYLEVRTVHEILESNLCDWTTVGMIMEAIR, from the coding sequence ATGCAAGTAATTTATGCTGGCGAAGCTGCTCCCGAATCTTTCAGCAAGTCGATTTTTCTTGCCGGTCCCACTCCACGCCAATCCCCGGCGTTAGCCATAGAATCGTGGCGACCGAAAATGTTGGAAGCCCTGGAGAAGGCAGGCTACGATGGCGTAGTATTTGTCCCTGAATCACGGGATGGAGTTTGGCTAACTGATTACATGGGACAGATTGAGTGGGAACAATCGTCCATGAATATGTCGGACATTGTTTTGATGTGGGTGCCCCGTGAAATGCACAATATGCCAGCACTCACCACCAACATCGAATTTGGGATGTTGGTTAATTCTGGCAAATTATTTTATGGTCGTCCTGATGGGTCTCCACATACCGCTTATCTGGATTACATGTATCATAAAATTACTCATTCCTATCCACACAAAAACATAGATGAGTTGGCCCAAGAGGTTTCTGACATTCTGAAAGAGGGTATTTCCCGCACAGGTGGTGAACGTTGTATCCCTCGACATATTTGGACCACTAAACATTTTCAAGATTGGCTAAAGCAACTGAAGGCAGTTGGCAATCGTTTGGATGATGCCAAGGTGCTATGGAATTTTCTGTTGAAAAACAATTTTCCATTTTGTTTTTCAATTTGGGTGAATGTATGGGTCGAGGCAGAACAGCGGCACAAAGAAAACGAAATCATTGTTTCTCGCACTGATATTTCCTCCATTTGTGCTTATTACAAGGGGGAAGGCCGAGTTGGCGAAGCCGAGGATTGGCTGGATACGGAAATTCTTTTGGTGCGTGAATTCCGTTCGCCAAATCGCACAATTGATGGATTTGTCCACGAATTGCCGAGTGGCTCATCATTTGGTAATGATAATCCACGAGAGGTTGCTGCTCAGGAATTGGAAGAAGAAACAGGTATTTCCATTAGTCCCAATCGCTTTGTGGAAGCCAAAAGTCGGCAATTGGCGGGAACCTTTAGCACCCACAAAGCCACTTTGTTTACTGTTGAGTTGACAAAGATGGAAATCACGGCAGCAAAGATGAATGCCGGGCTTGGAGAAGTTCACGGAAATAATGTGACGGATTCAGAGCAGACCTACTTGGAAGTCAGAACCGTCCACGAAATACTGGAGAGCAATCTTTGTGATTGGACAACGGTTGGCATGATTATGGAGGCCATTCGATAA